The Deltaproteobacteria bacterium sequence CGGGCTCTGTTGGCCGGGGAAATCGAGGTGGCCATGGTCCAGGCCGACGTGGCCCTGTGGGCCCGTCAAGGGCAAGGACCTTTTGCCGGTGAGCCTGGGGAGCGCAACATCCTGGCCTTGGCCTCGCTCTACCCGGAGCGGCTTCAAATCGTCACCAGACCCGGGGCCGACATCACAAGCGTGATGGATCTGCGGGGCAAATCCATTTCTCTCGACGAGGTCGGGTCGGGAACTCTGGCAGCCATGAAAATCGTTCTTCAGGCCTATGGGTTGTCCGAAAAGGATCTTCGGCCGGCCTATCTGAAACCCGAGTTCACGGTCGAGAGCCTGGCCACGGGCCGCCTGGACGGATTCTGCCTGATGAGCGGGGTTCCGGCCCAGGCCGTGACTGACGTCGCAGAACGGGGTATTCGCCTCGTGCCTGTGGACAGGCATACAGCCAAGGCCATCAATGCGGCCCATCCCTATCTGGTCCCAGGAATCATCCCGGACGGTGCCTACCCTGGCGTTCCGGAGACGCCGACCATCGAGGTCAATGCCCTTCTTGTCGTTGCCGG is a genomic window containing:
- a CDS encoding TAXI family TRAP transporter solute-binding subunit; translation: RALLAGEIEVAMVQADVALWARQGQGPFAGEPGERNILALASLYPERLQIVTRPGADITSVMDLRGKSISLDEVGSGTLAAMKIVLQAYGLSEKDLRPAYLKPEFTVESLATGRLDGFCLMSGVPAQAVTDVAERGIRLVPVDRHTAKAINAAHPYLVPGIIPDGAYPGVPETPTIEVNALLVVAGTMADDLAYDLTQDLWSERTLDLLDSAHVQGRFVTLDSALNGLSIPLHPGARQYYQDQGLIGEADPRP